The sequence below is a genomic window from Streptomyces sp. V1I1.
CGATGACAACTTCCACGAAAGATCCCTGTCTCTTGAGGCACGAGTGGTGTAGACCAATCTACCTGGTAGGCAGGGGTGCTGTCGCGTGCGGGATATCCGGCCCGGCTGGGCGTTCCGCCCGCCCCACAGCAGGCCGTACCCGGGGTGAAACCTGGTGGAAATCCCCCGTGCGGTGGCGGCTATACGCTCGAAGGAGCAGATTCGAAAGAGCGGATGAGGAACCGCGTAGGAGGTGAGCGGATGGTCACCGGCCTCGGACCGCAGACATCGGACCGCAGCAGGCTGCGGTCCGTCAGCGAAGACGATGTGCAGCTGCGCCACTATGTGGTGCACGGCTACCGGCGCGCATACCGGATCGCCGGCGAAGGTCCGGCCGTCCTCCTCGTCCACGGCATAGGAGACTCCTCCGCCACCTGGGTGGACCTGATCCCCGGGCTGGCCCGTCGCTACACCGTCATCGCACCCGACCTCCTGGGCCACGGCGCCTCGGACAAGCCGCGTGCGGACTACTCGGTTGCGGCCTACGCGAACGGCATGCGGGACCTGCTCGGAGTGCTGGGCATCGACCGGGCCACCCTCGTCGGCCATTCGCTCGGCGGGGGAGTGGCCATGCAGTTCGCGTACCAGTTCCCCGAGCGCACCGAACGACTGGTCCTCGTCAGCGCGGGCGGCGTCGGCCGCGAGGTCAATCCCGTCCTCAGGGCGGTCTCCCTGCCGGGCGCCGACCTGCTGCTCTCGGCGCTGAACCTGCCGGGGATGCGGCAGGGGACCGGCCTGTTCGCCGAGCTGATCAGGATGCTGGACACCGACCTCGGGCAGGACGCGCCCGAGCTGCTCAACCTCGTGGACGCACTGCCGGACGCTACCTCGCGCAGCGCCTTCATACGCACACTGCGGGCCGTCGTCGACTGGCGGGGCCAGGTGGTGACCATGCTCGACCGCTGCTATCTGGCGCAGGGGATGCCGACGATGCTGCTGTGGGGATCGCGCGACAGCGTGGTGCCGGTTGAGCACGCGCACGGCGCGCATGCGGCAATGCCCGGAAGCCGATTGGAGATCTTCGAGGGCGCGGGCCACTTTCCCTTCCACGCCGATCCGGCGCGCTTTCTGGCGCTGGTCGAGGACTTCATCGAGACGACCCGCCCCGCCGACTGGAGTACGGAGCGCTGGCGGGAGCTGCTGCGGGCCGGACGCGTTGTCGAGGACGAGCTGCAACTGGCGAGCGAGCGCAGCGCGACCTGAGGACGCGCCTGCTTGTCAGAACAGAGGAAGTTGACCGGGGAAGTCCGGCACGAAAGCTCCGTCGAGATCGGGCTGCAGGGCCGGATCGAGCTGCGCGTGCTGCCGGGACCCGGGGCAGGAGACCAACTCGGCCGCGGTACGCGAGCCAACCGGGTCATGGCGGGCGAACCGTCCGGCGACGACGGCGATTTCGCGACGGCAGACCGGACAACGGCGGCGGGGAGCGGACATGCCCCCAGTCTGCCAGCCGGCTGGACGGGCCTCGTTGCCGAGCCGGCGCCCCATGCGACTGATCGGAGCCGGTGAGCAGACCGACAACTGCTCCACCTCGTCACCGCACCTCGACAAGGCGGGCGAACGCCACGACGTTCCCGTCGTAACCGGTCTTCTTCGTGTAGCCGCCGCCGCAGGTGATCAGGCGCAACTCGGGCTCCCGGGTGTCCTGGTAGACGAGGGCGGCCGGGAAATTCTTCTTGGCGTAAGTCTCGATGCCGTACACGGCGAACACTGCCGTACGGCCGTCCCCGCGCAGGATCTCGATGCGACTGCCCTGCTCCAGTGCGCCGAGTGAGTAGAAGACGGCCGGGCCCGCCTTGTTGTCGACATGGCCGACGATGACGGACGTGCCCCGCTCGCCGGGGCCGGCCGCGCCTTTGTACCAGCCGGCGAGATTGCTCTTCTCCAGCGGCGGCGCATCGATCCGGCCGTCGCCGTCGAGGCCGACCTCGGTGAGCGGGGCGTCGAGCCGGACGGACGGAATGGCGATCCGCCGTGGCGGGGAGTGGGGGAGCGCATCGGGCGCGGGTGGCAGCGGGTCGGCCGCGCTGTGGCGGGCCCCGACGGCGGAGCCGGGCTGGGGCGGGCCGCCGGCCGCCTCGGTGGATCCGTTGCGCAGGAGGAACAGCCCGAGCAGCAGGACAGAGGCGACCGTGAACCACGAGCTGCGGTGCTTGAACGTGTGCATGGGCGCTCTTCCTCGGTCCCGTTTGTGTCTCGGGTGGCGCTCCGCCGCCCAGGACCTCGGGGCCCGGGGCGGCGGAGCCGCTGTGTCGGCGTCAGACGCCTTCTCCTGACCTGCGGCGCAGCAGCAGGACACCGCCGCCGAGCACACCTCCCGCGACGAGGGCGGAGCCGACGGCGATCTGCGCGGGGCTCAGATCGGCGAAGCTGCCGCCGGCGCCGGCATCGACGCCCGCGCCGGGCTTCCTCATGTCGGAACCGGTGTGCGAGGTTCCCGTGCCTGTGTGCGAGTCGGTGCGCGAGTCGCCGGTCTCGTCTTCGGCCTTGGTGTGCGAGTCGCCGGTCTCGGCTTCGGTCTTGGTGGGTGCCTGGCCGGTTTCGCCCTTGGTCTCGGTCTCGGTGTGCAAGTCGCCGGTTTCGGCCTTGGTCTCGGTCTCAGTGAGTGCGTCGCCGGGTTCGGTCGCCGTGAGCGCGTCCCCGGTCTCGGCCTCGGTCCCGGTGTGCGAGTCGCCGGTCTCGGCCTCGGTCCCGGTGGGCGAGTCCCCCGTATCCGTCCCGGTCGCGGTGAGCGAGCCGGAGCCGCTGCTGATGGCGAGGGCCGTGGTGACCTTCTCGCCGTTGCAGTCGAAGGTGACCTCGTCCTCGGCGCCCGGCTTGGCCGTCGCG
It includes:
- a CDS encoding alpha/beta fold hydrolase, producing MVTGLGPQTSDRSRLRSVSEDDVQLRHYVVHGYRRAYRIAGEGPAVLLVHGIGDSSATWVDLIPGLARRYTVIAPDLLGHGASDKPRADYSVAAYANGMRDLLGVLGIDRATLVGHSLGGGVAMQFAYQFPERTERLVLVSAGGVGREVNPVLRAVSLPGADLLLSALNLPGMRQGTGLFAELIRMLDTDLGQDAPELLNLVDALPDATSRSAFIRTLRAVVDWRGQVVTMLDRCYLAQGMPTMLLWGSRDSVVPVEHAHGAHAAMPGSRLEIFEGAGHFPFHADPARFLALVEDFIETTRPADWSTERWRELLRAGRVVEDELQLASERSAT
- a CDS encoding class F sortase gives rise to the protein MHTFKHRSSWFTVASVLLLGLFLLRNGSTEAAGGPPQPGSAVGARHSAADPLPPAPDALPHSPPRRIAIPSVRLDAPLTEVGLDGDGRIDAPPLEKSNLAGWYKGAAGPGERGTSVIVGHVDNKAGPAVFYSLGALEQGSRIEILRGDGRTAVFAVYGIETYAKKNFPAALVYQDTREPELRLITCGGGYTKKTGYDGNVVAFARLVEVR